One window from the genome of Nicotiana tomentosiformis chromosome 5, ASM39032v3, whole genome shotgun sequence encodes:
- the LOC104091555 gene encoding G-type lectin S-receptor-like serine/threonine-protein kinase LECRK3: MAVLLWLLFLSAFHVVALAQQRNFNITPGSSLTPTANSSWFSPSRRFAFGFYEQSNGYAVGISISNMPNKTAVWTANRKSPAVPSSAVLLLTSDGRLIVQVGQGQEISVINPSQAIASASMLDTGNFVLYNSNHNVIWQSFDNPTNTILPGQHLSAEQELFSSASEEDDSLGIFRLKMQSDGNLVQYPVQTPDSAPYSYFSTGTNGVGNNVTLNLGDDSLLYLLNSTVSLRNLTKGGYPRERTIYLMKIDVDGILRVYSHSLSQQNSSAIWSSTDDRCVPKGLCGLNGFCINIDDQVNCACLPGFDFVRPGNWSAGCERNFTAETCRLKEKTSKYYAMRSVENTRWEDISYATLVTTTKEDCVQACLQDCNCEAALFKDRECRKQRLPLRYGRRDMSDSNLALVKVGIKEFVEEGLFNQIEETKGEKLRMDILIAGITLAAFAFLVLGISGFLIHRNHIWTYKKIQESRSVHLCEDVGPRAFSYAELEQATSGFTEELGRGAFGTVFKGMLAEDHKVVAVKRLDKELVEGEKEFQTEMKIIGRTHHRNLVRLLGYCLDGSRRLLVYEYMSNGSLSDILFTPEKQPTWEERCGIARDIARGLLYLHDECDTQIIHCDIKPQNILMDDNFCAKISDFGMAKLLKKDQTRTYTGVRGTRGYVAPEWHRKLPVTVKADVYSFGVVLLELICRRKCVDWSLAEDESILEYWVYSCFEAGELGKLVGDEEVERRQFERMVKISIWCIQDEPSLRPSMKKILLMLEGTVDIPVPPSPTSFLSTI, encoded by the coding sequence ATGGCTGTTTTGCTATGGTTATTATTCCTATCTGCATTTCATGTTGTAGCACTAGCACAACAAAGAAACTTCAATATAACTCCTGGTTCTTCTCTAACACCTACTGCTAATTCGTCATGGTTTTCACCCTCAAGGCGCTTTGCCTTTGGGTTTTATGAGCAAAGTAATGGCTATGCTGTTGGAATCTCCATCAGCAACATGCCAAACAAGACAGCAGTGTGGACAGCAAACAGAAAAAGTCCTGCTGTCCCAAGCAGCGCTGTCTTGCTCTTAACTAGTGATGGAAGGCTCATTGTACAAGTAGGACAAGGCCAAGAAATCTCTGTCATAAATCCCTCTCAAGCCATTGCTTCAGCTTCCATGCTGGACACTGGCAACTTTGTGCTCTACAATTCTAATCACAATGTCATATGGCAAAGTTTTGACAACCCGACAAACACCATTTTACCTGGTCAGCATCTCTCTGCTGAACAAGAGCTGTTCTCGAGTGCCTCGGAAGAAGATGACTCACTTGGGATTTTCCGTCTCAAAATGCAAAGCGATGGGAACCTCGTTCAGTACCCTGTCCAGACACCAGACAGTGCCCCATATTCTTACTTCTCAACAGGCACCAATGGAGTAGGGAATAATGTTACACTGAATCTTGGCGATGATAGCCTCCTCTACTTACTAAATTCAACTGTCAGTCTCAGAAATCTAACAAAGGGAGGCTATCCTAGAGAACGGACCATCTATTTGATGAAAATTGATGTTGACGGTATTCTTCGAGTTTATTCACATTCTCTGAGCCAACAAAACAGCTCTGCAATATGGTCATCAACAGATGATAGATGTGTTCCAAAAGGCCTTTGTGGGCTTAATGGTTTTTGTATCAATATAGATGATCAAGTTAACTGTGCGTGTCTTCCAGGATTTGATTTTGTAAGGCCAGGCAATTGGAGCGCAGGCTGTGAAAGAAATTTCACTGCAGAAACCTGTCGGTTAAAGGAGAAGACTTCTAAATACTATGCGATGAGATCAGTTGAGAACACAAGATGGGAAGATATCTCTTATGCTACTTTGGTCACAACAACAAAAGAAGATTGTGTACAAGCCTGTTTACAGGATTGTAATTGTGAGGCTGCTCTATTCAAAGATAGAGAGTGTAGAAAGCAGAGGCTTCCACTGAGATATGGAAGAAGAGACATGAGTGATTCTAATCTAGCATTGGTCAAGGTGGGAATTAAGGAGTTTGTAGAAGAAGGGTTGTTTAACCAGATTGAAGAAACAAAAGGAGAAAAGCTAAGGATGGACATCCTAATTGCCGGCATTACATTGGCTGCTTTTGCTTTCTTGGTGTTGGGCATCTCCGGATTCCTCATTCACAGGAATCATATCTGGACTTACAAGAAAATCCAGGAGAGTAGAAGTGTTCATTTATGTGAAGATGTTGGTCCACGAGCATTTTCATATGCCGAACTAGAACAGGCAACCAGTGGTTTCACAGAAGAGTTAGGAAGAGGAGCATTTGGAACAGTATTTAAAGGGATGTTGGCTGAAGACCATAAAGTTGTAGCTGTTAAGAGACTAGACAAGGAATTGGTAGAAGGGGAAAAAGAGTTCCAAACTGAAATGAAAATCATTGGAAGAACACATCATCGAAATCTAGTCCGCCTCCTTGGTTACTGCTTAGATGGATCAAGAAGGCTTCTGGTGTATGAGTACATGAGCAATGGTTCACTCTCAGACATACTTTTCACACCAGAAAAACAGCCCACTTGGGAGGAAAGGTGTGGCATTGCTAGAGATATTGCAAGGGGCCTCCTATATTTGCATGATGAGTGTGACACACAAATTATCCATTGTGATATAAAACCTCAGAACATACTCATGGATGATAATTTTTGTGCTAAAATATCTGACTTTGGAATGGCCAAGCTCTTAAAGAAAGATCAAACAAGAACCTACACAGGGGTAAGAGGTACCAGAGGCTATGTCGCACCAGAATGGCACCGAAAACTGCCAGTGACAGTGAAAGCAGATGTTTACAGTTTTGGTGTCGTTCTATTGGAATTGATCTGTCGACGGAAGTGTGTAGATTGGAGCCTTGCTGAAGATGAATCGATTCTTGAGTATTGGGTTTACAGTTGCTTTGAGGCAGGAGAGCTAGGAAAACTGGTCGGGGACGAGGAGGTTGAGAGAAGACAATTCGAGAGAATGGTGAAAATAAGCATCTGGTGCATTCAAGACGAACCGTCACTTCGCCCTTCAATGAAGAAAATTCTACTGATGCTAGAAGGGACAGTAGACATTCCTGTGCCTCCTAGCCCTACTTCTTTTCTAAGTACCATATAG